A window of Infirmifilum lucidum contains these coding sequences:
- a CDS encoding transcriptional regulator — MIEVFLSNPGVEFTLRQLLSMLSLRDSEAKRLLNDINHAAKTIRRRTNNKAYLAMRPPICRDCGYVFKELDSAWRPGKCPRCKSERITQPSFILIRRD; from the coding sequence TTGATAGAAGTTTTTCTCAGTAACCCCGGTGTAGAGTTCACCCTGCGCCAACTCCTTTCAATGCTTTCTCTACGAGACTCTGAGGCAAAGAGGCTATTGAACGACATAAACCACGCGGCAAAGACTATCAGGAGGCGTACGAACAACAAGGCTTACCTGGCCATGCGTCCACCGATATGCCGCGACTGTGGGTACGTGTTCAAGGAGCTGGACAGCGCTTGGAGGCCGGGCAAGTGCCCACGGTGTAAGAGCGAGAGAATTACCCAGCCGAGCTTCATTCTAATTAGGCGTGATTAG
- a CDS encoding RsmB/NOP family class I SAM-dependent RNA methyltransferase, with protein MSPSRGIDTILDSLTPLVFRASTRILELISRHSLSIDSAFHEAMGEFRLKPGEQGAVYTLAKRTLENIGPAIYALEKYGKSGLPLRRKAAFYIAFYLAQHSPDIQKKLRAVRGGLLSDSLLGILSPRNIEQIFMEIEEQPVSFRLAYLESIPPLIVKTLLTRTELKEVKEILKSFRRRHVWVRVSDPGRVEYVREFLEQRGLRARVDVDFPYLLEVGAPSEGPLPELPLGVAVYQDKASVAAVEALLSLSPQGLVVDLAAAPCMKSSLICNRAREVELVAVDVSEKRLSFCKKIMSRAHCSSHLICADGRVFSSTRPFDAAIVDAPCTNSGAISRDPGLRLSLWGLRREDLEYLKQTQTSLLRNALRASGRRAPVLYSTCSVLPEEGEDVLGELQADFVSLRPTLPPRLERELVRPCEGCYRLYPHLHKTDGFFFAVISRAF; from the coding sequence ATGAGCCCGTCACGTGGCATAGACACGATACTAGACAGCCTAACACCCCTAGTCTTCAGGGCAAGTACTAGGATACTTGAACTCATCTCCAGGCACTCCCTGTCAATAGACTCTGCCTTCCACGAGGCCATGGGGGAGTTTAGACTGAAGCCAGGCGAGCAGGGAGCCGTCTACACGTTAGCTAAGAGGACGCTCGAGAACATAGGACCAGCTATATACGCCCTTGAGAAGTATGGCAAGAGCGGCCTTCCGCTACGCAGGAAGGCAGCATTTTACATAGCCTTCTACCTAGCCCAGCACTCTCCCGACATCCAGAAAAAACTCAGAGCTGTCAGAGGCGGGTTATTGAGCGACAGCCTGCTAGGCATCCTATCCCCGCGCAATATCGAGCAGATTTTCATGGAGATAGAGGAGCAGCCAGTCTCGTTCCGCCTGGCATACCTTGAGAGCATACCACCTCTAATTGTAAAAACACTCCTCACTAGGACTGAGTTGAAAGAAGTGAAGGAGATTTTAAAGTCGTTTAGGCGGAGGCACGTGTGGGTAAGGGTTAGCGATCCCGGCAGAGTCGAGTACGTGCGAGAATTCCTAGAGCAGAGGGGGTTAAGGGCCAGAGTCGACGTCGACTTCCCCTATCTGCTAGAGGTCGGTGCGCCGAGCGAGGGGCCTCTACCAGAGCTACCTCTGGGAGTGGCAGTGTACCAGGACAAGGCCAGCGTGGCCGCAGTAGAAGCTCTCCTCTCGCTCAGCCCTCAAGGCCTCGTCGTTGACCTCGCCGCTGCGCCGTGTATGAAGTCCTCCTTGATATGTAACAGGGCAAGAGAAGTAGAGCTCGTTGCCGTGGACGTCTCGGAAAAGAGGCTTTCATTCTGCAAGAAGATAATGAGCAGGGCTCACTGTAGCTCCCACCTTATATGTGCTGATGGAAGGGTGTTTTCTTCGACGAGGCCGTTCGACGCGGCCATCGTAGACGCTCCGTGCACTAATAGCGGCGCAATATCAAGGGATCCGGGCTTAAGGCTCTCGTTGTGGGGCCTGAGGAGAGAGGATCTGGAATACCTCAAGCAGACACAAACATCTCTACTCAGGAACGCGCTAAGGGCCTCTGGGCGACGAGCACCTGTTCTGTACTCGACTTGTTCTGTCTTGCCAGAAGAGGGCGAGGATGTACTAGGAGAGTTGCAGGCAGACTTTGTAAGTCTGAGGCCTACTCTACCTCCAAGACTCGAGCGCGAGCTGGTTAGGCCCTGCGAGGGCTGCTATAGGCTCTACCCCCACCTCCACAAAACCGATGGCTTTTTCTTTGCAGTAATCAGTAGAGCATTTTAA
- a CDS encoding phosphoglycerate kinase has product MLEGFGIKTLDDVDVKGKTVGVRVDFNSPVDPKTGRLLDYTRITAHAETTLQELVDRGARVVVISHQGRKGDPDFTSLREHAEVLKRYLRGRVVFVDDVFGEKAVSAIESLREGDVLVLENVRYWDGETKSASPEEHAKSELVARLGPLMDVYVVDAFSAAHRPHASLVGFAPVKHFVAGRVMERELRALYRVRNNPERPCLYVIGGAKAEDTAEIIRSVLGNNIADRVLTGGLAANLLLHSAGYNIGDENIRVLEEKGFLSLEGELKELLSIYRDRIVLPVDVAVERNGERVEVRASELPAAGLIKDIGSQTARLYSELIRSSKTVVMNGPMGVFEDDRFALGTRAVFEAMATSGAFTLIGGGHTLAAASKLGYTGRISHVSTGGGALIEYLIKGTLPVVEVLKTYSK; this is encoded by the coding sequence ATGCTAGAAGGTTTCGGTATAAAAACTCTCGATGATGTAGACGTTAAAGGAAAAACAGTCGGCGTTAGGGTTGATTTCAATTCGCCTGTAGACCCCAAAACAGGGAGGCTCCTCGACTACACCAGGATCACGGCACACGCTGAGACAACACTACAAGAACTCGTAGACAGGGGGGCGCGCGTAGTCGTCATATCCCACCAGGGCCGTAAGGGAGACCCGGACTTCACAAGCCTGCGCGAGCACGCTGAAGTCCTGAAAAGGTACCTACGGGGGCGTGTAGTATTTGTAGACGACGTCTTTGGCGAGAAGGCTGTGAGCGCTATAGAGTCGCTCCGGGAAGGAGACGTCCTGGTGCTAGAGAATGTCAGGTACTGGGATGGCGAGACAAAGTCCGCTAGCCCGGAGGAGCACGCTAAGTCTGAGCTTGTCGCCAGGCTCGGCCCCCTAATGGATGTATACGTTGTCGACGCTTTCTCGGCTGCCCACAGGCCACACGCCTCACTCGTCGGTTTTGCTCCAGTTAAACACTTCGTTGCGGGCAGAGTTATGGAGAGGGAGCTCCGAGCCCTCTATAGGGTTCGAAACAACCCCGAGAGGCCATGCCTGTATGTGATTGGTGGCGCTAAGGCTGAGGATACGGCCGAGATAATTAGGAGTGTGTTGGGCAACAACATTGCTGACCGCGTGCTAACTGGAGGGCTAGCGGCAAACCTCCTCTTGCACAGCGCCGGCTATAACATAGGTGACGAGAATATTAGGGTTCTAGAAGAGAAAGGCTTCCTGAGCCTCGAGGGGGAGCTCAAGGAGCTCTTGTCGATTTACAGGGACAGGATAGTGCTACCAGTCGACGTGGCTGTAGAGAGGAACGGCGAGAGAGTTGAAGTCAGAGCTTCAGAGCTTCCCGCCGCAGGCCTGATAAAGGACATAGGATCACAGACCGCGAGGCTCTATTCGGAGTTAATAAGGAGCTCGAAAACTGTCGTTATGAACGGGCCTATGGGCGTCTTCGAAGATGACAGGTTTGCCCTCGGGACAAGAGCAGTATTCGAGGCGATGGCGACATCTGGGGCTTTCACTCTCATAGGTGGTGGCCACACGCTTGCAGCCGCTTCGAAGCTC
- a CDS encoding DUF7347 domain-containing protein produces MQGLQPDPDLEQVYMIMGNPYMRAILRTVGEKGEVSFSELKSAVGTSTGNLYYNLDKLKGFITKNDRRKYVLTDKGVKLYKFIQENEVRIRSLMSERGGFHAVFEKYIAPILVPESLASFLYSEVKPSFVMMFVYLFSVILASVHGSFICFGLDQLFPPPTLGVRVALTLAGLVILILALEAPSRLMGGERRIGVDYIATLLTSTLPLSFLALVPLDVFHLNLLFRVIQVVVICLLTATLKVYKRLPAERAFISVFTAYYASYNLALIIQRFF; encoded by the coding sequence ATGCAGGGGTTACAGCCGGATCCTGATCTAGAACAAGTCTACATGATCATGGGCAACCCTTACATGAGGGCTATACTGCGAACCGTAGGCGAGAAGGGTGAAGTGTCGTTCAGCGAACTAAAGTCTGCTGTTGGCACGAGCACTGGTAACCTCTATTACAACCTCGACAAGCTCAAGGGCTTCATCACGAAAAACGACAGGAGGAAATACGTATTAACCGATAAGGGGGTTAAACTCTACAAATTCATACAGGAGAACGAAGTACGCATTAGGTCGCTGATGTCCGAGAGAGGGGGCTTTCACGCCGTCTTCGAGAAGTATATCGCCCCCATACTGGTTCCAGAGAGCCTCGCGTCATTCCTCTACTCTGAGGTAAAGCCATCATTCGTCATGATGTTCGTGTACCTCTTCTCGGTAATCCTAGCCTCGGTGCACGGTAGCTTTATATGCTTCGGCTTAGACCAGCTCTTCCCTCCACCCACTCTAGGCGTAAGAGTAGCCTTGACTCTCGCGGGCTTGGTGATACTAATACTGGCGCTCGAGGCTCCCTCGAGGCTAATGGGCGGCGAGCGCAGGATAGGGGTCGACTACATAGCTACCCTCCTCACTTCAACTCTGCCTCTAAGCTTCTTAGCTCTGGTGCCGCTAGACGTCTTCCACCTAAACCTCCTGTTCAGGGTTATCCAGGTGGTGGTTATTTGCCTCCTGACAGCTACCCTGAAAGTGTATAAACGCCTCCCAGCGGAGAGGGCTTTCATCTCTGTATTCACGGCGTACTACGCCAGTTACAACCTTGCGCTCATCATCCAAAGGTTTTTCTGA
- a CDS encoding SPOUT family RNA methylase, translating into MSSRPCLVVTTHLDLERVTASRIREEFGLDAEPLPAGFQGLVLAYCREGDPDTLAEKVASRVVEAERVLPVHEHVKASLDEICEAVKKIAPQRLKTHESFAVRTERRGRHSFTSLDVNVRAGACIQGLVGSPVDLENPDKIFWVEILGEEAFISVTPGTIIWKKNYERKPDALKYLRRIVVGQVPYIAEGDASYKVGVRIGRSVQSFEIRELVVTPYTPTEASPLARFIIGLLEGIESRYRIQVKTYGRSVHRTPVSLFDLYQLVRDYRERGVPILATSTRGRYIGEVRDVLRNVFRRSERVLVLVGSREGLPTGVLRLSDLVIDVMPGITLATDIAATSILTAISNVLVEEQSKTQVSNHA; encoded by the coding sequence ATGAGTAGCAGGCCGTGCCTAGTAGTGACCACCCACCTCGACCTTGAGAGGGTAACGGCGAGCAGGATAAGGGAAGAATTCGGCCTGGACGCCGAGCCTTTACCTGCAGGCTTTCAGGGACTCGTCCTTGCGTATTGCCGTGAAGGTGATCCAGATACACTGGCCGAGAAGGTTGCTTCGCGAGTAGTGGAGGCTGAGAGAGTCCTCCCCGTACACGAGCACGTAAAAGCCAGTTTGGACGAAATATGCGAGGCAGTCAAGAAGATCGCCCCTCAGAGGCTAAAAACCCACGAGAGTTTTGCGGTGCGCACGGAACGGAGGGGGCGTCACAGCTTTACCTCTCTTGACGTCAACGTTAGAGCTGGAGCCTGTATACAAGGCCTCGTAGGCAGTCCTGTTGATCTCGAGAACCCTGACAAGATATTCTGGGTCGAGATACTGGGAGAAGAAGCCTTTATCTCCGTTACGCCTGGCACAATAATCTGGAAGAAGAACTACGAGAGGAAGCCTGATGCTCTAAAATACCTCAGGAGAATAGTAGTGGGGCAAGTACCTTACATTGCCGAGGGGGACGCCTCCTATAAAGTCGGCGTCCGCATCGGGAGGTCTGTCCAGTCGTTTGAGATTAGAGAGCTCGTCGTTACGCCGTACACCCCCACAGAGGCATCACCTCTCGCCAGGTTCATTATAGGCCTCTTAGAGGGAATTGAGTCGCGGTACAGGATACAGGTCAAGACGTACGGGAGGAGCGTTCACCGAACCCCCGTGTCTCTATTCGACCTCTACCAGCTTGTAAGAGACTATCGTGAGAGAGGAGTGCCTATACTCGCCACATCGACTAGAGGTAGGTACATCGGCGAAGTAAGAGATGTCCTCAGGAACGTTTTTAGGAGGAGCGAGAGAGTACTAGTCCTGGTAGGATCACGTGAAGGACTACCGACAGGTGTATTGCGTCTATCCGACCTAGTGATAGACGTCATGCCTGGTATTACCCTGGCAACAGATATAGCGGCTACGTCGATACTAACGGCAATATCCAATGTTCTTGTAGAGGAACAGAGCAAGACGCAAGTCTCTAATCACGCCTAA
- a CDS encoding Zn-ribbon domain-containing OB-fold protein, which yields MSYMRSVPRVWRERIIKYRLIGGACKDCGKTFYPYRKACPVCGSENVEQKKLPETGVIETFSVVRSPPTEFVSQAPYIVAIVRLDDGTLVPAQITDVEPDEVREGMRVEAVFRKYREQGEKGIIEYGIKFRPVVSNE from the coding sequence ATGTCGTATATGAGGAGTGTCCCAAGGGTTTGGCGTGAGAGAATAATAAAATACAGGTTAATTGGAGGAGCGTGCAAAGACTGCGGAAAGACGTTCTACCCATACAGGAAAGCTTGCCCGGTCTGCGGCTCGGAGAACGTCGAGCAAAAGAAACTACCCGAGACCGGCGTAATCGAAACCTTCAGTGTTGTTAGGTCGCCGCCAACAGAGTTTGTCAGCCAGGCGCCGTACATCGTAGCTATAGTTAGGCTAGACGACGGCACACTTGTGCCTGCGCAAATAACAGATGTGGAGCCAGACGAAGTCCGCGAGGGGATGCGTGTAGAGGCTGTCTTCAGAAAATACAGAGAACAGGGGGAAAAAGGAATAATAGAGTATGGCATAAAGTTTAGACCAGTGGTAAGCAACGAATGA